The nucleotide sequence aTGAAATCAGGAAGGGAGTGAACACTTTTCCACACCACTGTACATATTGTAACATGTTTGATAATTTTATGGAGGTGACAAACAAACCAAGTTCCAAGAGAAAGGACAAAACAAGCCTTGAAGCCCAACACTTgtctttttgtgcatttattggTAGACCTTGCGGGACAAAGTTTCCAGGATCATCAGAAATTACGACATTAAAAGAGCTAAATAgaaaagtatgaaaatacaAAGTTACTAGATCTTGCAATCTAGAATGTGTTCTTCATACGTATTGTGAATACATGTCCAATTCTTCAGAACTAAATGTAAGGGTCAGGgtacaaatcaaattaaattctTTGCACATATTTCAGATGACAGGAttgtgttttgggtcattatAGTACAAAGGAATGAATACAAAAACATGCAACACGTTCCATAtctttttctttaatgaaaaaatattttggtaaaatatttcatctactttttactttatacTATTATGGTACTTTTTGTCATTAATATTCATATACAATACATTACAATACTTTAcatcaaaaaattaaatacagcacaagttaaaatacaatgaatacataaataaaaatgttcagttaATGGGGCTAAAATTAACAGTTTTGTCTCTTGGAAATTGTATGGTAAGACGGCTTAGGTCAAACTTGGTTATTGTGAATTATGAATAGCCACTTTCACAAATCACtttataatttgttttctttctttctttctttttgataGTCAGAGCCAACCAGGAAATTATTCAGAAAATGGCTCTTTAATTCCTCTTGTTTTATCAAACAtaaatgtgctgacaacaacaaaacaacacccATTTAAGCTATTTCTAAAAGCTGTTGCACAATGGTCAGGAACACATATTTATGTCATTACAGTACGATATACCGATATTGAAATACACCAGAAGGAAAATGCAGAATTGATATACTCTTTGCAGttaagctgtttaaaaaaaatcactactGCTTCTACACTGCAGTGCCCTGATGTGACTTGTTGCTCTCGCTGGTGCTGACAGACTTTGAGCAAGTTTTGGTATCGTCTTCATGAAATGCGGTCTCCAACACCTTCAGGATGGAATTGCAGACTTTATCCTTGAAATCTTGGCCTATGAATACGTACAGGATTGGGTTCAGGCAGCTGTTAACAAAGGCTAGGCTTGTGGCGAACGGCATCCCGATGGTGATGACATGTAACAGTGCATTGCCTTGGTTGCTGGGATGGAACCTTATCAATTCAATTATACTGAAGATGTGAAAGGGAACCCAGCACAGGAAAAACGTGATGATGATGGCAGCAATTATCTTAAAAGAGCGGCTTGATTGTTTGGCCAGTATGGGGTTGCTCCTGAGGCGGTGGATGATGATGCCGTAACAGGTGATGATTACACTGTAGGGGACGATGAACCCCATGAGTAAACGGGTGATGAGCAAGGCCCGATGGCGAAAATTGACTAACTGAATCACAGATGGATTGCTGTAGTTATTAGAGAAAGCGAAATTATTGTAGCAGATGATATTGCCTTGGACGTCTTCAGTATCTCTGAAGACAAAATACGGAAGGCTGAGAGATAAAGATAACGCCCAAACAGACAGACACATATAGGAAGCCTTCCTCACACTCCTATGAACCTGAGCCCAGATGGGCCACACTACTGACACAAACCTGTCGATACTGATCGCCACAAGGGTGTAGACGCTGGCGAACAAGTTCAGAAAGTTTACTGTGCTGTTCAGCTTGCACATGAATTTCCCAAACACCCAGTTGAAATTCAAGGCCTGGTAAGTGATGGCAAAGGGAAGGAAGGCCGTAAAGAGGAAGTCAGCCACAGCAAGGTTGAGAAACCAAACTGTGTTAACCGTCTTCTTCATCCTGAAGCCTGTCACCCAGATAACAGCCCCGTTCCCAAGCATGCCGAGGACACAGGCCACGCCGTAAACACAAAGTGACATGATGTGTAGAGAATATCTCAGTTTGGCTAAGTTGTCTGAGGAGGGGGTGGGATTTACAGTGGTGAGATGGATGGAGGTGTTTGTTTCCATGGCTGTCCTGATACCTGCAGGACAACATGAGGACACAATGAGCTCTGGTACATTATAAAGCGGATTCATTACTCTTAATAATTCTGTAATGTATTGTTTAATGTACATAACCTTTAACACTAGAAGATGGGCTCAAATGAAATGGGATAAGAGCttttagagatgcactgatcagagATATGGGGTTTACAGCAACCTGTAGACCCCATATTTAACCACCGTCCTTGGTTTTCATTTTAGTGATTAATGCTGTTAGCCGATAAAATgccaagagagaaaaaaaagtacacacatgcacacagggagaacatgcaacatgcaaactccacacagaaaagACCCCAGCCTGAAGATCATATGATAGAAGAccaaatgtaacattttctatTCTGGAAAAAGCGTCTCTCCTGTG is from Fundulus heteroclitus isolate FHET01 chromosome 3, MU-UCD_Fhet_4.1, whole genome shotgun sequence and encodes:
- the LOC105932647 gene encoding chemokine-like receptor 1, translating into METNTSIHLTTVNPTPSSDNLAKLRYSLHIMSLCVYGVACVLGMLGNGAVIWVTGFRMKKTVNTVWFLNLAVADFLFTAFLPFAITYQALNFNWVFGKFMCKLNSTVNFLNLFASVYTLVAISIDRFVSVVWPIWAQVHRSVRKASYMCLSVWALSLSLSLPYFVFRDTEDVQGNIICYNNFAFSNNYSNPSVIQLVNFRHRALLITRLLMGFIVPYSVIITCYGIIIHRLRSNPILAKQSSRSFKIIAAIIITFFLCWVPFHIFSIIELIRFHPSNQGNALLHVITIGMPFATSLAFVNSCLNPILYVFIGQDFKDKVCNSILKVLETAFHEDDTKTCSKSVSTSESNKSHQGTAV